From a region of the Eulemur rufifrons isolate Redbay chromosome 7, OSU_ERuf_1, whole genome shotgun sequence genome:
- the TBC1D13 gene encoding TBC1 domain family member 13 isoform X3 yields MSSLHKSRIADFQDVLKEPSIALEKLRELSFSGIPCEGGLRCLCWKILLNYLPLERASWTSILAKQRELYSQFLREMIIQPGIAKANMGVSREDVTFEDHPLNPSPDSRWNTYFKDNEVLLQIDKDVRRLCPDISFFQRATEYPCLLILDPQNEFETLRKRVEQTTLKSQTVARNRSGVTNQEQNIKPQFFAFRWLTLLLSQEFLLPDVIRIWDSLFADDNRFDFLLLVCCAMLILIREQLLEGDFTVNMRLLQDYPITDVCQILQKAKELQDSK; encoded by the exons ATGTCGAGTCTGCACAAGAGCCG GATCGCAGATTTCCAGGATGTCCTGAAGGAGCCCTCAATTGCATTGGAAAAGCTTCGAGAACTCAGTTTTAGTG GCATCCCCTGTGAGGGCGGACTGCGGTGCCTCTGCTGGAAG ATTCTCCTGAACTACCTCCCCTTGGAGAGAGCCTCATGGACCTCCATCCTGGCCAAGCAGAG GGAGCTGTACTCTCAGTTCCTGAGGGAAATGATCATCCAGCCCGGCATTGCTAAGGCTAACATGGGTGTGTCCAGGGAGGATGTGACCTTTGAGGACCAT CCACTCAACCCCAGCCCCGACAGCCGGTGGAACACGTACTTCAAGGACAATGAGGTGCTGCTGCAAATCGATAAGGATGTCCG GAGATTGTGCCCAGACATATCCTTCTTTCAGAGGGCCACTGAGTACCCCTGCCTCCTCATCCTGGACCCTCAGAATGAATTTGAGACCCTTCGTAAGCGAGTGGAACAGACGACGCTGAAATCCCAGACAGTGGCCCGGAACCGGAGCGGGGTTACAAAT CAAGAGCAGAACATCAAGCCCCAGTTCTTTGCCTTCCGCTGGCTGACACTGCTGCTGTCCCAGGAGTTCTTGCTGCCTGACGTCATCCGGATCTGGGACTCCCTCTTCGCTGATGACAACCGCTTTGACTTCCTCCTCCTCGTCTGCTGCGCCATGCTCAT ACTGATCCGGGAGCAGTTGCTGGAAGGGGACTTTACCGTAAACATGCGGCTCCTGCAG GATTACCCCATCACAGACGTCTGCCAGATCCTACAGAAAGCCAAGGAACTCCAAGACTCAAAGTAG
- the TBC1D13 gene encoding TBC1 domain family member 13 isoform X1 gives MSSLHKSRIADFQDVLKEPSIALEKLRELSFSGIPCEGGLRCLCWKILLNYLPLERASWTSILAKQRELYSQFLREMIIQPGIAKANMGVSREDVTFEDHPLNPSPDSRWNTYFKDNEVLLQIDKDVRRLCPDISFFQRATEYPCLLILDPQNEFETLRKRVEQTTLKSQTVARNRSGVTNMSSPHKNPAPSSLNEYEVLPNGCEAHWEVVERILFIYAKLNPGIAYVQGMNEIVGPLYYTFATDPNSEWKEHAEADTFFCFTNLMAEIRDNFIKSLDDSQCGITYKMEKVYSTLKDKDVELYLKLQEQNIKPQFFAFRWLTLLLSQEFLLPDVIRIWDSLFADDNRFDFLLLVCCAMLILIREQLLEGDFTVNMRLLQDYPITDVCQILQKAKELQDSK, from the exons ATGTCGAGTCTGCACAAGAGCCG GATCGCAGATTTCCAGGATGTCCTGAAGGAGCCCTCAATTGCATTGGAAAAGCTTCGAGAACTCAGTTTTAGTG GCATCCCCTGTGAGGGCGGACTGCGGTGCCTCTGCTGGAAG ATTCTCCTGAACTACCTCCCCTTGGAGAGAGCCTCATGGACCTCCATCCTGGCCAAGCAGAG GGAGCTGTACTCTCAGTTCCTGAGGGAAATGATCATCCAGCCCGGCATTGCTAAGGCTAACATGGGTGTGTCCAGGGAGGATGTGACCTTTGAGGACCAT CCACTCAACCCCAGCCCCGACAGCCGGTGGAACACGTACTTCAAGGACAATGAGGTGCTGCTGCAAATCGATAAGGATGTCCG GAGATTGTGCCCAGACATATCCTTCTTTCAGAGGGCCACTGAGTACCCCTGCCTCCTCATCCTGGACCCTCAGAATGAATTTGAGACCCTTCGTAAGCGAGTGGAACAGACGACGCTGAAATCCCAGACAGTGGCCCGGAACCGGAGCGGGGTTACAAAT aTGAGCTCCCCGCACAAGAACCCTGCACCATCGTCCCTGAACGAGTATGAGGTGCTGCCCAACGGCTGCGAGGCCCACTGGGAGGTGGTGGAGCGGATCCTGTTCATCTACGCCAAGCTCAACCCTGGCATCGCTTACGTGCAGGGCATGAACGAGATCGTGGGGCCCCTCTACTATACCTTTGCCACCGACCCCAACAGCGAGTGGAAAG AGCACGCTGAGGCAGACACATTTTTCTGCTTCACCAACCTCATGGCTGAGATCCGGGACAACTTCATCAAGAGCCTGGATGACTCCCAGTGTGGCATCACCTACAAGATGGAAAAGGTGTACTCTACCTTGAAGGATAAGGACGTGGAACTCTACCTGAAACTG CAAGAGCAGAACATCAAGCCCCAGTTCTTTGCCTTCCGCTGGCTGACACTGCTGCTGTCCCAGGAGTTCTTGCTGCCTGACGTCATCCGGATCTGGGACTCCCTCTTCGCTGATGACAACCGCTTTGACTTCCTCCTCCTCGTCTGCTGCGCCATGCTCAT ACTGATCCGGGAGCAGTTGCTGGAAGGGGACTTTACCGTAAACATGCGGCTCCTGCAG GATTACCCCATCACAGACGTCTGCCAGATCCTACAGAAAGCCAAGGAACTCCAAGACTCAAAGTAG
- the TBC1D13 gene encoding TBC1 domain family member 13 isoform X2 codes for MSSLHKSRIADFQDVLKEPSIALEKLRELSFSGIPCEGGLRCLCWKILLNYLPLERASWTSILAKQRELYSQFLREMIIQPGIAKANMGVSREDVTFEDHPLNPSPDSRWNTYFKDNEVLLQIDKDVRRLCPDISFFQRATEYPCLLILDPQNEFETLRKRVEQTTLKSQTVARNRSGVTNMSSPHKNPAPSSLNEYEVLPNGCEAHWEVVERILFIYAKLNPGIAYVQGMNEIVGPLYYTFATDPNSEWKEHAEADTFFCFTNLMAEIRDNFIKSLDDSQCGITYKMEKVYSTLKDKDVELYLKLEFLLPDVIRIWDSLFADDNRFDFLLLVCCAMLILIREQLLEGDFTVNMRLLQDYPITDVCQILQKAKELQDSK; via the exons ATGTCGAGTCTGCACAAGAGCCG GATCGCAGATTTCCAGGATGTCCTGAAGGAGCCCTCAATTGCATTGGAAAAGCTTCGAGAACTCAGTTTTAGTG GCATCCCCTGTGAGGGCGGACTGCGGTGCCTCTGCTGGAAG ATTCTCCTGAACTACCTCCCCTTGGAGAGAGCCTCATGGACCTCCATCCTGGCCAAGCAGAG GGAGCTGTACTCTCAGTTCCTGAGGGAAATGATCATCCAGCCCGGCATTGCTAAGGCTAACATGGGTGTGTCCAGGGAGGATGTGACCTTTGAGGACCAT CCACTCAACCCCAGCCCCGACAGCCGGTGGAACACGTACTTCAAGGACAATGAGGTGCTGCTGCAAATCGATAAGGATGTCCG GAGATTGTGCCCAGACATATCCTTCTTTCAGAGGGCCACTGAGTACCCCTGCCTCCTCATCCTGGACCCTCAGAATGAATTTGAGACCCTTCGTAAGCGAGTGGAACAGACGACGCTGAAATCCCAGACAGTGGCCCGGAACCGGAGCGGGGTTACAAAT aTGAGCTCCCCGCACAAGAACCCTGCACCATCGTCCCTGAACGAGTATGAGGTGCTGCCCAACGGCTGCGAGGCCCACTGGGAGGTGGTGGAGCGGATCCTGTTCATCTACGCCAAGCTCAACCCTGGCATCGCTTACGTGCAGGGCATGAACGAGATCGTGGGGCCCCTCTACTATACCTTTGCCACCGACCCCAACAGCGAGTGGAAAG AGCACGCTGAGGCAGACACATTTTTCTGCTTCACCAACCTCATGGCTGAGATCCGGGACAACTTCATCAAGAGCCTGGATGACTCCCAGTGTGGCATCACCTACAAGATGGAAAAGGTGTACTCTACCTTGAAGGATAAGGACGTGGAACTCTACCTGAAACTG GAGTTCTTGCTGCCTGACGTCATCCGGATCTGGGACTCCCTCTTCGCTGATGACAACCGCTTTGACTTCCTCCTCCTCGTCTGCTGCGCCATGCTCAT ACTGATCCGGGAGCAGTTGCTGGAAGGGGACTTTACCGTAAACATGCGGCTCCTGCAG GATTACCCCATCACAGACGTCTGCCAGATCCTACAGAAAGCCAAGGAACTCCAAGACTCAAAGTAG
- the TBC1D13 gene encoding TBC1 domain family member 13 isoform X4 — protein MIIQPGIAKANMGVSREDVTFEDHPLNPSPDSRWNTYFKDNEVLLQIDKDVRRLCPDISFFQRATEYPCLLILDPQNEFETLRKRVEQTTLKSQTVARNRSGVTNMSSPHKNPAPSSLNEYEVLPNGCEAHWEVVERILFIYAKLNPGIAYVQGMNEIVGPLYYTFATDPNSEWKEHAEADTFFCFTNLMAEIRDNFIKSLDDSQCGITYKMEKVYSTLKDKDVELYLKLQEQNIKPQFFAFRWLTLLLSQEFLLPDVIRIWDSLFADDNRFDFLLLVCCAMLILIREQLLEGDFTVNMRLLQDYPITDVCQILQKAKELQDSK, from the exons ATGATCATCCAGCCCGGCATTGCTAAGGCTAACATGGGTGTGTCCAGGGAGGATGTGACCTTTGAGGACCAT CCACTCAACCCCAGCCCCGACAGCCGGTGGAACACGTACTTCAAGGACAATGAGGTGCTGCTGCAAATCGATAAGGATGTCCG GAGATTGTGCCCAGACATATCCTTCTTTCAGAGGGCCACTGAGTACCCCTGCCTCCTCATCCTGGACCCTCAGAATGAATTTGAGACCCTTCGTAAGCGAGTGGAACAGACGACGCTGAAATCCCAGACAGTGGCCCGGAACCGGAGCGGGGTTACAAAT aTGAGCTCCCCGCACAAGAACCCTGCACCATCGTCCCTGAACGAGTATGAGGTGCTGCCCAACGGCTGCGAGGCCCACTGGGAGGTGGTGGAGCGGATCCTGTTCATCTACGCCAAGCTCAACCCTGGCATCGCTTACGTGCAGGGCATGAACGAGATCGTGGGGCCCCTCTACTATACCTTTGCCACCGACCCCAACAGCGAGTGGAAAG AGCACGCTGAGGCAGACACATTTTTCTGCTTCACCAACCTCATGGCTGAGATCCGGGACAACTTCATCAAGAGCCTGGATGACTCCCAGTGTGGCATCACCTACAAGATGGAAAAGGTGTACTCTACCTTGAAGGATAAGGACGTGGAACTCTACCTGAAACTG CAAGAGCAGAACATCAAGCCCCAGTTCTTTGCCTTCCGCTGGCTGACACTGCTGCTGTCCCAGGAGTTCTTGCTGCCTGACGTCATCCGGATCTGGGACTCCCTCTTCGCTGATGACAACCGCTTTGACTTCCTCCTCCTCGTCTGCTGCGCCATGCTCAT ACTGATCCGGGAGCAGTTGCTGGAAGGGGACTTTACCGTAAACATGCGGCTCCTGCAG GATTACCCCATCACAGACGTCTGCCAGATCCTACAGAAAGCCAAGGAACTCCAAGACTCAAAGTAG